A single region of the Euwallacea similis isolate ESF13 chromosome 22, ESF131.1, whole genome shotgun sequence genome encodes:
- the AdSS gene encoding adenylosuccinate synthetase, whose amino-acid sequence MNGNGSPRKKQRTESLEGKVTVILGAQWGDEGKGKVVDLLATTADVVCRCQGGNNAGHTIVVNGVEYDFHLLPSGIIQPNAKSVIGNGVVIHLPQLFDEIEKNVKKGMKNWEERLIISDRAHLVFDLHQAVDGLQEQEKIQKGQGIGTTKKGIGPTYSSKATRNGIRVGDLLGDFDIFREKFKALMTIHQRMFPSLEVDVEEELSRYQKYATKIRPLVYDTVSFLDKAIREGKTVLVEGANAAMLDIDFGTYPYVTSSNCTVGGVCTGLGISPLRVGSIIGVVKAYTTRVGDGPFPTELRNEIGDLMQQRGGEIGVTTKRKRRCGWLDVFLLQYSTKINGYTAFCVTKLDILDTLKEVKIAVAYKLNGKKINYMPSTASDLAKVECEYITMPGWEASTEEVRDFSDLPKNAQNYINRIEELVDVPIKWIGVGKGRESIIKIN is encoded by the exons ATGAACGGGAACGGTTCTCCTAGAAAAAAGCAACGGACCGAGTCCCTAGAGGGCAAGGTGACCGTCATTTTGGGGGCGCAATGGGGTGACGAGGGCAAAGGAAAAGTAGTTGATTTACTAGCTACTACTGCAGATGTCGTTTGCCGGTGTCAG GGTGGCAATAATGCAGGTCACACCATTGTTGTCAACGGGGTGGAGTACGACTTTCATTTACTGCCAAGTGGTATAATTCAGCCCAACGCCAAATCCGTAATCG GAAACGGTGTGGTCATTCACCTCCCACAACTCTTTGACGAgatcgaaaaaaatgtcaaaaaggGCATGAAAAATTGGGAAGAGAGACTTATCATCTCTGATCG GGCTCATTTGGTATTCGATCTTCACCAAGCGGTAGACGGACTGCAGGAACAGGAGAAAATTCAGAAGGGTCAAGGCATTGGAACGACTAAGAAGGGGATTGGTCCGACTTATTCATCCAAAGCCACTAGAAATGGAATCCGAGTCGGAGACCTCTTAGGggattttgatatatttaggGAAAA ATTTAAGGCCTTAATGACCATACATCAGAGGATGTTCCCCAGCCTGGAAGTTGATGTCGAGGAAGAATTGTCTCGTTATCAAAAATACGCCACAAAAATTCGGCCGCTCGTCTATGACACTGTCTCATTTCTAGATAAGGCAATCAGAGAAGGAAAGACAGTTTTGGTAGAGGGTGCTAATGCTGCAATGTTGGATATAGATTTTG GGACATACCCGTATGTAACATCCTCAAATTGTACAGTTGGGGGGGTGTGTACTGGATTAGGTATTTCTCCATTAAGAGTTGGCTCCATAATAGGAGTTGTTAAAGCATATACTACCAGGGTAGGGGATGGACCCTTCCCGACAGAATTACGAaat GAAATTGGTGATTTGATGCAACAAAGGGGTGGTGAGATTGGAGTaacaacaaaaagaaaacGGAGGTGTGGTTGGTTGGATGTGTTTCTACTTCAGTATTCTACTAAAATAAACGGGTATACAGCTTTTTGCGTCACCAAGTTAGATATCTTAGATACACTTAAAGAAG taaaaatagCTGTCGCTTATAAgttaaatggaaagaaaattaattacatgCCGTCGACGGCGTCAGATCTAGCCAAAGTTGAG TGCGAATATATTACAATGCCCGGATGGGAAGCTAGTACCGAAGAAGTGAGGGATTTCAGCGATCTGCCCAAGAATGCACAAAATTATATCAACAGAATTGAAGAACTTGTTGATGTCCCTA taAAATGGATCGGCGTTGGCAAAGGGAGAGaatctataataaaaataaattag
- the LOC136416114 gene encoding uncharacterized protein encodes MAEPIVNPELPFVGEVPAGLQPGKMLRFQGITHPNSDRFNINLATGPNSKPRDDTALHLSVRLNQGYIARNIYKAGEWGNEQGSGKLPIGQAESFEIIILTDPHHYKVAVNGQHFCEFKHQIPYQEVTHLLVDGDITLTLISFEGIIIPGNETSTQASQVNAAGPQFGGPQYGPPPGAYGPPPPNYGGYGPPPPPGAQPQSELGGFFDKAQEILAGAIATGAAEKILGSILHSSGQPNQQPQGYAPQNARYGIYPDLPSQDTTPLPAQNKGNPNPQDSALSNLIAGSGGTVITGPQPTLPPEENVGAGHGAGPFQNILMGLLSGGGGQNTGNLNSGGHGQSQNTPSGGSDVLSGILSNLLSGGGQQTGGLGGQHPTLSSGQAPLQGGQGQSVDFMGILSGLLSSNQNTQNPNHSPSAPSQGQSSDVLSGILSSLLSSNQNQSQNPTQPPPPPQSASQPSQTQQQGGDILNILQGLLSGSNQQQPAGSAQTQNIPPQNYNQPQSGGGQPAGVNVEALAGLLQGLLSKAKEQQDSTRPIQETNPSGGLPSPSSNPPQNDPQQYGQYPHPPQQEQRGPVESLLSGLLSGGHQQQQSHPPQVGGDGSIGGLGSMGGILGSLAGSLLHRQDPH; translated from the exons ATGGCAGAACCTATTGTGAACCCT GAATTACCATTTGTTGGTGAAGTCCCGGCAGGTCTCCAGCCAGGGAAAATGTTAAGATTTCAGGGTATTACCCATCCTAATAGTGACAG ATTCAATATTAACTTAGCAACTGGTCCCAATTCCAAACCAAGAGATGATACTGCATTACATCTTTCTGTAAGGTTGAATCAGG gatatATTGCTCGAAATATTTACAAGGCTGGAGAATGGGGAAATGAACAAGGAAGTGGAAAACTACCAATTGGCCAGGCCGAGAgctttgaaataattattttaacagaTCCCCATCATTATAAA GTTGCGGTTAATGGGCAGCATTTCTGTGAATTCAAACATCAAATCCCTTATCAGGAAGTCACTCACCTATTGGTAGATGGCGACATTACATTGACTTTAATATCATTCGAAGGAATAATTATACCCG GAAATGAAACATCTACTCAAGCTTCGCAAGTTAATGCTGCAGGACCTCAATTTGGGGGACCCCAGTATGGACCTCCCCCTGGCGCTTATGGACCACCTCCACCCAACTATGGAGGTTATGGGCCTCCCCCACCTCCAGGG GCTCAACCCCAATCAGAACTGGGTGGATTCTTTGATAAAGCTCAGGAAATATTAGCAGGAGCAATCGCAACTGGAGCAGCTGAAAAGATACTCGGCAGCATTTTGCACTCAAGTGGTCAGCCAAATCAACAACCTCAAGGTTACGCACCCCAAAATGCG AGATATGGAATATATCCAGATCTGCCATCTCAAGATACCACACCATTACCGGCCCAGAATAAAGGCAATCCAAATCCTCAAGATTCAGCCCTCAGTAATCTTATAGCTGGATCTGGTGGAACTGTAATCACCGGTCCGCAACCTACGCTTCCACCAGAAGAAAATGTGGGCGCTGGTCACGGTGCAGGaccatttcaaaatattttaatgggtCTGTTAAGTGGAGGTGGTGGTCAAAATACAGGAAATCTTAATAGTGGTGGGCATGGACAATCGCAAAACACTCCTTCTGGAGGTTCGGACGTATTATCTGGAATTTTATCAAACCTATTAAGTGGTGGTGGCCAACAAACTGGAGGATTAGGTGGACAACATCCAACCCTGTCGTCGGGACAGGCACCACTGCAAGGTGGCCAAGGACAAAGTGTAGACTTCATGGGAATATTGTCAGGACTTTTATCTTCTAATCAAAACACTCAAAACCCGAATCACTCGCCTAGCGCTCCGTCTCAAGGTCAAAGTTCTGATGTTTTGAGCGGCATATTGTCCAGCCTATTATCATCAAATCAGAATCAGTCTCAAAACCCCACTCAACCACCTCCACCCCCACAATCTGCTTCCCAGCCTTCACAAACACAACAGCAGGGCGgcgatattttgaatattctgCAAGGGCTACTTTCTGGAAGCAACCAGCAACAACCAGCAGGTTCTGCACAAACGCAAAACATTCCTCCACAAAATTACAACCAGCCTCAAAGTGGTGGGGGACAGCCTGCGGGAGTTAATGTTGAAGCGTTGGCTGGTTTACTGCAGGGTCTGTTAAGTAAAGCTAAGGAACAGCAAGATAGTACTCGGCCGATTCAAGAGACCAATCCTTCGGGTGGTCTACCAAGTCCGTCTTCTAATCCACCACAGAACGATCCGCAA CAATATGGTCAGTATCCACACCCACCGCAACAAGAGCAAAGAGGGCCTGTAGAATCTCTTTTATCAGGCCTATTATCAGGCGGACACCAACAG caacAATCACATCCGCCTCAGGTGGGTGGCGATGGTTCCATCGGAGGCCTAGGATCTATGGGTGGCATTTTGGGATCTTTAGCAGGTTCACTGCTTCACAGACAG GATCCCCACTAA